DNA from Kitasatospora herbaricolor:
GCCGCTCTCGGCCTCCCTGGCCTCCTCGGCACGCTTGCGCTGGGCGAAGGCGCTGCGGAAGAGCAGCTTGCCGAAGGCGTCCGCGAGGTCCACGTCCGCGGCGCCGGGCGGTACCGGCAGCGGCTGTTCGTCGATGGCCAGCGGGTCGGCGCCGGCAGGGAGCCGGGCACCGGGGATCTGCGCCCCGGGACTCTGCGCTCCCAGGCTCCGTGCTTCCGGGCCCTGCCCGGCCGGGAGGCCGTCCGCGGGCAGGTCCGCAGCCGGGCGCCCGGTGTCCGTCCCGGTCATTCGGGCACCTCCACCGGTGGCAGCACGGCGAGGGTGACGGCGTACCGGTCCACCGCCTCGAAGGGCGGCGGCTCGCCGGCGGGCGGGCGCCAGGCGCCCGTCACCTCGTCCGGGCGGATCACCACGAGGGCCTCCAGGGGCGGGAGTCCGAGCTCCTGCACGGGCGGCAGGAAGGTCTCGGGGGCGGCGTCGGCGAAGGTCTCGGCGAGGGCGGTCGGCCACTGGGCCGGCGCCGGGGCCTGGATGTCGAGGGCCAGTCGCCGGTCGGGGTTGCGCAGGGTCGCGGCGGCGGCGTTGACCTCGCGCGGACTGTGCCGGCGGGCCCGGATGGCCTTGAGGTGGGCCGCCTTGATCTCGGCCGCCCCGGCCCGGAGCGGGATCCCGAGGATGTCGTACGCGGTCTCATCGGGCAGTGGCACGACGGTCTCCTGTCCCCATCAGCGCATCCTGGCCAACTGGGTGTTGAGCATCATCAGTTCGGTGTTGTAGGGATCGATCTCCAGGCCTTCGCGAACCGCCCGGCGGGCGCCGTACAGGTCCCGCCGGTTGGCCAGCGCGACCGCCTGGATCCGGTAGCAGAGGGCCAGTTGCTGCCGGGTGTCGGCCAGGTCGAGGACCTCCAGGGACTTCTTGAGCAGGGCGACCGCCCGGGTGAAGTCGTTCGCGTTGGCCCGGTCGACGCCGTGGTTGCGCAGCGTCCAGGCCAGCGCCTCGCGGGTCTGCGCGTCGTCCTCGTACCAGCGGGCCTCCTCCAGCAGGCCGATGCGTTCCGCGGGCCGGCTCTTGAACTCCTCGCCCAGGGCGTGGTTGTGCAGCATCACGCCGAGGATCCGGCGGCCCTCGGCGCGGGCGTCGACGATGTCCTTCTCGGGGTCGAGCACCACGGCCTGGGTCGCGGCGGCGAGCGCCGGGGCGCGGTCCCGGGCGAGGGCGAGCTTGCGGCCCTTGCGGTACAGGACGCCGGACAGCGCGCGGCGGGTGTCGTCGCTGTCCGCGAGCGTCAGTGCCTCGCGCAGCAGTTCCTCGGCCTGGGCGAAGTCGCTGTCCCGGCCCTCGTCCATCAGGGCGCCGGCCCGGTTGCCCAGGACGGTGCCCGCCGTCCGCCGGACGAGTTCGTCGTCGGGGGTGAACTCCAGGGCCAGCCGGACGAGCCGCAGTGCCTCGGCGTAGTCCCGCTGCTCGTTGTTGACCTTGCGGCCGAGCTGCAGGTAGCTGGCCCCCAGGTTCTGCCGGACGCCGTGGTGGCCTGGGGCGAGGGCGAGGGCCTGCTCCAGCAGGGCCACCGCGCCGGCGTGGTTCTCGCTGTCCTCGGCCAGCAGCGACCGGACGCCCTGGAGCGCGGCGTCCGCGATCTGCTCGCGGCGGGTGCCGAGGGCGGCGCCGCCGGCCGCGGCCCTGGTCCAGCTGTCCAGCGCGGCGGCCCACTCGCGGTGCCGGTGGCGCTCCCCCGCCTGCCGGAGCAGGACCTCGGTCAGCAGGTCGGCGGCTTCCTCGCCCTCCAGGCCGGCCAGGGCCGACACGGCGTCCTCGTAGAGGCCCTGCTCCAGCAGGTGGTGCTGGACGCCGAGCGGGGAGAGCAGCGCGGCGAGCCGGGCGAGGCCGTCGCCGCCGCGGGCGGCGAGGGCGGAGTCCAGAGGGCCGGTCCAGGCCGGCCCCGCGGGTTGCTCCCGGATCCGGGCGAGCAGCAGCGGGCCGCAGGCGAGCCCGGCCGGTCCGTGGCCGGCCTGGGCGGCCCGGGCCATCTCCTCGGCGGCCTGCAGTTCGAGGCTCCACCGGACGTCCAGGGCGGTGCCGGCGGCCTGGTCGGCCGGGCCGTCGGCGGCTTCGGCCTCCCGCAGGTCGCGGCCGATCCGCTCGGCCAGGGCCGCGCGGGCGGCGGCGATCTGCTCGGGGCCGGGGGTGCGTCCGGTCCGCTCGGCGAGCAGCTCCCAGAACGCCGGGCTGTGCAGGACGGCGGCCCAGCAGGCGGCCGTCCACTCCCAGTAGGTGCGGCCCGCGCCCGAGGCGGCCAGCCGGTGGGCGGCCAGGGCCAGGGCGTGGATCGCGGCCAGGTCGCCCGGCGCCTGCTGCCAGGACGCCCGGCGGTGCTCCCAGGCCTGCGGGTGCCGGCCCTCCTGCTCGTCCAGGTCGGCGCGGCGCTCGGCCAGCAGTTGCTTGCCGCGCAGGCCGGTCGGGTGGGCGGGGGCGAGTTCGAGGGTCAGGTCGAGCTGCTGCTCGGCCTCCTCGTAGCGCTGCTCGCGGGCCGCCCGGACGGCCAGCGCGAACCGGATCCCGGCCAGGGCGGCCCGGGCGGCCCGGTCCTGGCCGGCCTCGCCGTAGGCCTGGGCGGCGCCGGCCAGGTCGCCGCGCTCGGCGCGGAGCAGGGCCGCCGTCCGGCGGGCGACGGGGTCGGCGGGTGCCCAGCGGGTGAGGGCGGCCTCCGCCCGGTCGAGGTCGCCGGCCCGGCGGGCGGCGTCGAGCAGGGCGGCGGTGACCGGCGCCAGGCAGCTGCGGCAGCGGGCGGCCGGGGTGGCGGTCGAGGTCCGGGATGCGGTCGAGGTCCCCGAGGCGGCCGGGGTCGTGCCCGGGGCTTCGGCCGGGGAGCCGGGCGGCAGGACGGCGGCGTGGTCGTGGCAGCAGGGCCGCCCGCACTGGCCGCACCGGACGGTGGACGGGGCCGTGCAGCCCCCGGCGGCCCCGTCGCCGGAGGCGCCGCCAGCGACGGCAGCACCGTGGGCGGCACCCTCCCCGACGGCACAGCGCAGCGCCGGGACGCCGGGTTCGCCGCCCGGGAGGTCGCCGGGCTCCGGCCCCGGGTCCAGCGCGTGCGCGTACAGGGCGGCGGCGCGGGCCCAGCTGCCGGCCCGGGCGGCGAGCGCGCCGCGCAGCACGGCTTCGGCCGGGTCCCGCGGGAACGCCTCGGCGGCGTCCGGCGCGGCCGTCCCGCCGGGGCCGGGTCGCTCGGCCCCGGCCTGCTCCCCGAGCAGCGCGACCGCGAGTGCCGGGCGGCCCTGCAGCAGCCGGGCCAGCGCGAGGTGATGACGCCCCCGGGGCGTGAGAAGGCGCTGCCCCAGGGGCCGGAGCAGGTCCACGACGACGGCGGCGTCACCGCGGAGGAGTGCCGGCACGGCGAGCAGGTGGGTGGCGCGGGCGTCCTCGGGGTCGGACAGCAGGGCGATCCGCAGCAGGCGGGTGATCCGGCGGCGGGCCAGGTCGTCGGTGGGCCGGGCGAGCAACGCGGTGCCGCCCTCGCGCAGCGCGGCCTCGGCGACGAGCGCCGGCCAGGTCGCGGCGGCCGGGTGGGTGCCGTCCGGGTGGAGCTCCCGGCAGCTCTCCCAGAGTTCGCGGGCCCGGGCGTGGTCGCCGGCGGCCAGGGCGCGCCGGGCCAGGTGGTCCCGGGCGGTGGCGAGGTTGCGGGCCACGGCGGGGATCTGCTCCAGGCCGGCCCAGGACTCGGCGGCGGCGGCCGGGTCGCCGAGGGCGGCGTGGGCGAGGCCGCGGTGGTGCTCGGCCTCGGCGGTCCGCAGGCCGTCGAGGAAGTGCAGGGCCTGGGCGGGCTGGGCGGCGGCCGCGAGCGCGGCGCCGAGTCTGACCCGGCCCGGCTCCCAGCCGGGGGTACGGGCGAGCCCGGCCTGGTACTGGGCGACGGCGGTGGCGGGGTCGGCGGCCCGTTCGGCCAGCAGTCCCAGGCCGAAGCGGGCGGGCGCGTGGTCGGCGTCGGCCCGCAGCGCGGCCTCGAAGCAGGCCCCGGCGGCGGCGTCGTCCTGCTCGGCGACGGCCAGCACGCCGCGCGCGTAGTGGGTGCGCGGGTCGTCCGGACCCTCCCGGACGGCGGCGTCGAGGTCGGCGCGGGCCCGGACCGGATCGCCCGCCTCGCGGTGCGCGATGCCGCGCTGCAGCGGGACCTCCCGGCGCAGCCGCTCCCCCAGGGTCCAGGGCGACGGCGTGCCGGGCGGGCGGCGGGCGGCCTCGTCCAGGGCCTGGACGGCCTCCGGGTGGCGGCCCTGTCCGGCCAGCAGCACGCCCAGCCGGAACCAGATCTCGGCACTGCCGGTGACCGCGCCGCCGGCCGTGGCCCGGCCGGTGGCGACCAGCAGGGTGGCCTCGGCGTCGGCAGGGCGGCCGCCGGCGCGCTGGGCCGCGCTGCGGGCGAGCACCGCCCATTCCAGGCCGGGGGCGGCCAGCAGCACCCGGCGGGCGAGGTCCGCCACCTCCGCGTGGCCGCGCCGGCGGGCGGCCAGGCAGCGTTGCTGGAGGTACCCGTCGACCGGACCGGCCGCCTGCCCGGGGGCGGCCGCCAGGGCGGCGAGCACGATGTCGAGCTCCTCCGCCCCGGCCCCGGCGTCCGGGGCGGCGCCGGCGGCGATGTCCTCGGCCAGCGCGAGGAGCGCCTCGGGCGGGAGCTCGGTGAGGGCGAAGGCCTCGCGGTAGAGCCGGAGGGCGGCCGGTCCGTCGCCCAGGGCGGCGGTGCAGAGGCCCTGGCCGACCAGCGCGTTGCCGCGGCCCTTGCGCAGTGTCGGGCTGAGGACGGCGCCGACCAGCCGTTCGGCGAGCTTGCGGTAGGCGCGCAGGGCCTGCGGGGTCCGGCCGGCGGCCCGCGCGGCATCGGCCGCGGCGAGGAGTTCGGCGCATTGGTCGGCCCGGGTGACCGGGCGGCTCGCGGCCCGGCTGCGGAGCCCGGCCCAGACCAGCAGAGCGATCACCGGCAGCAGGACGAGAAGGATCGTCATCGCCGCATCCGGGCGTGGCTGCGCCCATCCGTCGCACTCAACGGACCCCCCTCAGCTGCCGTCTCGGCTGTCTCCCCCGGTGCGGCCCGCGCCAGGCCGGTCGCCCGTCCAGGTGCGCGGGAGCACCACGAAAACATCTTGCCGGGCAATCGGCCGGAGCGGAGATCTCTTCCCGAAATCACCCCAAAATCCTTGGTGCCCAATTGGTTTGTCGATCAGTCATATTGTGGCCGGTCGGCGTTTCAGAGCTGGTCAGGGCCTTGGTTCGGGGCCTTGGTTCAGAGACGTGATTCAGGGCCTCGGTGGTGCCAGGACCTCGGAGACGGTCAGGGCGCCGGAGACGGTCAGGGCGCCGGAGACGGTCAGGGCCTCGGGTCGGTGACCTGGCCGAGGAAGAGCGGCTGCCCGGTGGCGGTGTCCCGGATCAGGAAGACGAACGGGCGGTCGACGTGCAGCTCGACGGCCGGCGTCGGGATCGCCGCGGCGACCGCGGCGATCCCGACGCCGCTGCCCGCGGCGGCGACCGTGCCGTCCTCGTCCACGGCGACGGTCGCCTTCTGCACCACGGCGTCCACCTTCAGCCGCTCCTGCTCGCCGGGGCCCGGGATGCCGCCGAGGTCGGCTGCGTCGAAGGCGGTGTTCACCCCGAGCGAGCGCAGTGGCCCGACGAGGTTGTTCGAGGTCTCGAAGGTGAAGCGGGGCAGGGTCAGGTCGACCTGCCTTTCGGCGAGGCCGCCGAGGATCCGGTCGAGTTGCGGGGCGTCCAGGCCGTGGACGAAGCCTTCGAACCCGCCCTGCGCGGGGACCACCACGTCCATCGCCAGATTGCCTCCGGCGTAGGGGAGTTCGACGGCCTGCCAGGGCTGCCCGGCGATCCCGCCGGAGCCCTCGGCGTAGCGCAGCACGGCGTTGCGGCCCATCGTGCTGACGGCGGCGGCGTTGCCGTCGGGCCGGTGGAACGGCTGGTCCGAGGTGTGGGAGTGCTGGAAGGGCTCGCGCCACTTCGCCTTGAGGTAGAGGGCGTCGGTGAGGACGAGCCGGGTGTCCGGGGTGATGTCGCGCGGGCCGAAGAGGTCCTTGATCCGCCCCTCGGTGTCCTTCTCGACGAGTGCGTCGACCGCCTGGCGGGAGCCGGCCGGGTCGGTCCTGAAGTCGGTGGTGCGCACGCCCGTGCCGAAGGCGGCGGCGAGGGTGGCGAGGTAGCCGGGGTCGAGGGTGAAGCCCTGCTGGGCCCAGAGCGTGTCGGACCTCCGCAGCACCGCCGCGTCCTTGCCCTCGGCCGGGCGGGACTGCCGGTCGAGCGCACCCGTCGCCACCGCGTACTGGGTGGCGGTGAGTCCGGTGTGCAGCGCCTTGGACAGCTCGTCCGCCGTGGCGCCGCGCGCACCGGGCAGCACCATGGCCAGGACGGTGGCCAGGCCGGAGGGCGAGAGCACCAGGTTGCCCCCGCCGCCGGCGGCCGTCAGTGCCCGGTAGAGGTCGACGCCGAAGGCGTTGGTGGCGGCGGCGGTGGCCGCGACCTGCCCGGGGTCGGCGCTCACGGGGGTGGCGGGCGCGGAGGCGCGGACCACGGAAGTGGCCGGGGCCGCGCCGGGGCCCGCCGTACTGCCGCAGGCCGCGAGCGGGGCCGCGGAGAGGACGGCCGCGAGGAGGAGCACCGCCGGGCGGCGGGTCCGGCGGGTCCGAGTGGTCCGACTGGTCCGACTGGTCCGACTGGTCATGGCGGGTGTTCCCGTCCTGGATCGGGGCGCCGGTCGGGACCCGGCGCCGGTACCGGCGGATTCGCCTGTCGGCGGTTCGACGCGGGCGCCCCCGGTCCGGTTCCGGACGCATTCCGGGCCTGAAGCGGGCCGGGGCGCGGGCGCGGGCCCGGCGCGCCCGGCCGTGACCGCGCCCGGGCCCGCCTACCCTGGCGCCATGGCCGCGCCGAAGACCACCAGGACCACCGCCGACGTCGGGGAGTTCCTCGCCGCGGTGGCGGACGATCGGCGCCGGGCCGACGCCCAGGCGCTCTGCGCGCTGATGGCCGAGGCCACCGGCGCGGCGCCGGCCATGTGGGGCGGCGCGATCGTCGGCTTCGGGACGTACCACTACCGCTACGCGAGCGGCCGGGAGGGCGACTGGCCGCCGGTCGGGCTGGCGCCGCGCAAGCAGGCGCTGACGCTGTACGTCGCCGAGGGCTTCGACCGGCACGCCGGTCTGCTGGCCCGGCTGGGTCCGGTGACCACCGGCAAGGGGTGCCTCTACATCAAGCGGCTGGCCGAGGTGGACGCCGAGGCCCTGCGCGAGCTGGTGAAGGCGGCCTTCGACCGCTTCGACGGCACCACCGTCACCGGCTGACCGGGCGGCGCCACGGCGCCAGCACCCCGGCCCGCCGCCCTTTCACCGCCTGTCCGACCCGCACCGCGCCGCGCCGCCGATGTGCGCAGCCCCCCCCGGCCGCCGGTCAGTCCTGGTCCCAGAGCGCGCCGAGGGTCAGCAACTCGTCACGGTGCTCGATCCGCTCCACCCACTCGGCCGGCCAGGCGCCGGCACCGTGGTGGGCTCCCGCGAAGGCGCCGGCCAGGCAGGCCAGCGAGTCGGAGTCCCCGGAGGACCAGGCCGCCCGGCGGACGGCCGCCACCGGGTCGTCCGGGAACAGCAGGAAGCAGAGCAGGCCGGTGGCGAAGGCCTCCTCGGCGGTCCAGCCCTCGCCGGTGGCCAGGCAGGGGTCGGCCTCCGGGTCGGGGGCGGCCAGCGCGGCGTCCAGCCGGTCCAGGACCCCCAGGCAGTCGTCCCAGCCCCGGGTGATGAAGCTCTCCGCCGACCGGTCCTGGGCCCGGTCGGCGAGGTCGCCGAGCCAGTACGCGTCGTACCTGTTCCGGTGCGCCAGCGCGTACGCCCGGAGCAGCGCGGGGAGTTCGGCCGGCGCCGCCCCGCGGGCGAGCAGGCGCACGGCGTACGCGGTGAGGTCGCTCGCGGCCAGTGCGGTGGGGTGGCCGTGGGTGAGCGCGGACTGCAACTGCGCGGCTCCGGCGTACTGCTCCTCGGACAGTCCGGGCAGCAGGCCGACCGGCGCGACCCGCATGTTGGCGCCGCAGCCCTTGGACCCCACGTCCGTGGCGTCCTGCCAGCGCCGCCCGTCCCGCAGCCGCTCGCAGGAGCCCAGGCAGGTCATGCCGGGCGCCCGGTTGTTGTCCGGCGAACGCCACCAGTCGACGAACTCCTCCCGGACAGGCCGCTCCAGGCGCAGCGGCCCGAGCGGGCCGCGCTCCAGCGCGGTGCGCAGCCCGCGGGCCAGCGCCAGCGTCATCTGGGTGTCGTCGGTGACCAGCGCCCGCTTCGGCAGGGGCAGTTCGCGCCAGTCGGGGTAGTCCGCCGCGATCCGCTCGACCGGCTGGAACTCGGTCGGACGGCCCATCGCGTCGCCGATCGCCAGGCCCAGCAGCGTGCCGGTGGCGGCCTTCTTCATCCGGTGTCCCCCTACATCTCGACCAGCAGCTCCTTGAGCCCCCGGATCACGTACCCGGGCTGCCACTCGGGCTCGCGCACGAGGCGCAGCCCGGGGGCCCGGCGCAGCAGCGCGCCGTACGACTCGCCGAGCTCCAGTCTGGCGAGCGGGGCGCCCAGGCAGAAGTGGATTCCGGCGCCGAAGGTGATGTGCGGGTTGTCGGCGCGGGCGAGGTCCAGCCGGTCCGGGTCGGTGAAGCGGGCCGGGTCACGGTTGGCGGAGCCGAACAGCAGGGCGATCTCGGAGCCGCGCGGGATGGCGGTGCCGGCCACCTCGATGTCCTCCAGCACCCAGCGCTCGAACATCTGCAGCGGGGTGTCGTAGCGCATCAGCTCCTCCACGGCGGTCGGCAGCAGTTCGTCCACCGAGCGGCGCAGCAGGGCGAGTTGGTCGGGGTTGCGGAACAGTGCCCACCAGCCGTTCCCGGTGGTGTTGACGGTGGCCTCGTGGCCCGCGTTGAGCAGCAGGACGCAGGTGGAGACCAGCTCCTGCTCGGTCAGCGCGTCCGAGCCCTCCTGGGCCCGGATCAACGCGCTGAGCAGGTCGGGGCCGGGCCGGGTGCGGCGCTCGCGGATCAGCCCGCGCAGGTAGTCGGAGAACTCGACGCTGGCGGCGACCGCCCGCCGCCCGGTCTCCTCGGTCGGGTTGAGTTCGAACATGCCGGTGATCGCGGCCGACCAGGGCCGGAGCAGCACCCGGTCCGCCGCGGGGATGCCGAGCATCTCGGCGATCACCGCGACGGGCAGCGGCTCGGCGACGGTGGCGATCAGGTCGCCGCCGCCGTCCGCGAGCAGGGCGCCGACCAGTTCGTCGGCGAGCCGGGCGACGGCGGGCCGCAGTTCCTCGACCATCCGCGGGGTGAAGGCCTTGGCGACCAGCCGCCGGATCCGGGTGTGGTCGGGTGCCTCCAGGTCGAGCAGCCCGTTGTCGTTGAGGGTGTGGAAGGGCTCGTGCGCCGGGTCCGGCGCGGGCCGCCCGAACTCCTCGTGGGTGTAGCGGTGGGTGTAGGTGCGGCCGAGCCGTCGGTCCCGCAGCAGGGCGCCGACGTCCTGGTGCCGTGCGACCAGCCACTGCCCGGTCGGCTCGTAACGGCTCACCGGCGCGTGCTCGCGCAGCGCGGCGTAGGCGTCGTACGGGTGCGCCACGAACTCGGCCGACCAGGGATCGAACATCGCTGTCGTCATGGGTCACTCCCTGCTGGGTCGGGGGAGCCATCCTAAGCAGCCGCGACCCGTCCGGCCGCGGGTCAGGGCCGCCGCGGCCGGATGGTTCGTGCAGCGCGGTCCGGGTACCGGCGCGGGTGCGGGGACCCGCGCCGGTACGGGTGCGGGTGACGACCGCGGCCCGCCCACCGGGTGCGCGGACCGCCCGCCCGCCCGCCCCTGCTCAGGCCTCCGCGAGCAGCCGCCGGACCAGCGCGGGCAGCGCCGTGCCGATCGGTTCGCGGATCACCTCGTCGGCCACCGGGTCGTACGGGGTCGGCTCGGCGTTCATGACGACCAGCCGGGCGCCGCCGTCCAGGGCGACCTGGGCCAGCCCGGCCGCGGGGTACACCTGGAGGGTGCTGCCGATCGCGAGGAAGAGGTCGCAGGCCTTGGCGATGGCCTCGGCCTGGGCCAGCACCACCGGGTCCAGCGCCTCACCGAACATCACCGTCGCCGGCTTGAGGACGCCGCCGCAGGCCGCGCACGGCGGGTCCGGCTCGCCGGCCGCCACCCGGTCCAGCACCTCGCCCATCGGGCCTCGGGTACGACACCGTACGCACTGCACCTCCCGTGCGGTGCCGTGCAGTTCGAGCACCTTGCGGGCGGGCAGGCCGGAGCGTCGGTGCAGTCCGTCCACGTTCTGGGTGAGGATCCGGACGGGGAGTCCGGCGCGCTCCAGTTCGGCCAGCGCGAGGTGACCGGCGTTGGGCTCGGCCGCCAGTGCCCCGGCGTCGCGGCGCATCAGCCAGGCCCGGCGGCGGACGTCCGGATCGGCCAGGTAGGGGCCGATGGTGACCAGCTGTTGGGCGTCCGGGTCGCGCTGCCAGACACCGTTCGGGCCCCGGTAGTCGGGGATGCCCGAGTCGGTGGAGATACCGGCACCGGTGAGGACGGCGATCAGGGGACGCTTCGCGTTCATGCCCGGACGGTACGGGCAGGGCGGGTGCGGCCGCCACCGGGTAAACGGCCGTCCGGCAGGGGCCCGTAGGGTGGTTCGGGCGCGCGCCCGCCGCTCCAGCGGCCCCGCCGGGTGCCCCGGGGCCGGCCGCGGGATTCGTCGAGGCACCGGCGCACCGTCCGCTACCGTGGGCCCGTGACCAGCGCCGACGCCCTGATGACCTGGCTGACCGCCCGCACCGCCGAGCAGCTGACCGAGCTCCTCGAACAGCGCCGGCTGCCGTGGACCGGCGCCGCCGGCCTGGACGACCCCGCCCGGCTCGCCGAGCACCTGCTGGGGAACGCGTCGGTCGCCACCGCCCTGACCGGGCTGAACACCGCCGAGACCCAGGTGCTGACCGCGATCGCGGTGCTCGCGGAGCGGCTGCACGGGCCCGCCCCGCGCGCCGCCGGCCCGGCCGGGCTTTCCGGCTTCGCCGGGACGCAGGCCGCCTACCGTCAGGGCTTCGGCGGCGGCACCGGTGCCGACCCCGCCGAGCGGGCCGTGCCGCGCTCGCTGCTGCTCGAAACGCTGGGCAAGCGGGCCACCGTCGAGCTGGAGGCGCTCGCCGGGCGCGCGCTGCTGCTGCCCCCGCACGGCGACCTGCTGATCGTGCCCGCGCTGCTGCACGAGCGGGTGCCCGAGCTGCGGGGCCTCGGCCGGCCGGCCGGCGTCCTGCTCACCGCGGCCTACCGGGCGGGCGAGATCGCCCGGATCGCGGACGGCCTCGGCCTGCCGCCGAGCCGCAACCGGGACCAGGCACAGAGCCTGGTCGAGCAGCACCTGCGGGACGAGGGACGGCTGCGCGCCACCCTGGCCGAGGCCCCGCCGGAGGCCGCCGCCCTGCTGGCCGCGCTGGCCGCCGGTCCGCCCCGGGTACGCGCCTACTGCTTCGTGAGCGACACCGGCGGCTACTACGGGTCGGGCGGCAAGTTCCTGTTCCGGCCGGACGGTTCGGGCGACCCGGGCGCCGACTGGCTCGCCGACCGCGGCCTGCTGGTACCGGTCGGCCCGGACCTCGCCGAGCTGCCGCGCGAGGCCGCCCTGGCGCTGCGCGACCCGGACGCCCCGCCGCCGTACGACCCGCTGCCGCCGGCCGTCCTCGGGCTCGTCCCGCTGCCGGCCGGTTGGGCGGGTGAGGCCCAGGCCACGGCCACCGCCACCGCTTCCCGGGTCGAGCTGCTGCTCCGCTCCACGGCCGCGCAGCCCCTGGCCGTCCGCAAGGCCGGCGGCGTCGCCGTGCGCGACACCCGGCGGCTGGCCAGGGCGAGCGGCTCCTCCGAGGAGCAGGCCCGGTTGTGGCTGGACCTCGCGGCCAACGCCGGCCTGGTCGCACCGCACCGGGACGCCCCGCCGCCGACCCGCGGCCGCCGGCCGGCGCCGCCGCAGCCCGCCCGGGTCCTGCCCACGGCGCGCTACGACGAATGGCTGGTCGCACCGCCGGCCGGCCGGCTGGTGCCGCTGATCGCCACCTGGGCCGTCACCCCCGAGGTGTTCGGCCACCGGCCGGGCGCGGAGGAGACCCCGGTCGCCCTGGTCACCCCGCAGGACCGGTACGCCGTGCCGCTGCGGCACGCCCTGCTGGAGGCCCTGGCCCGGCTCCCCGACGGGTACGGGCTCGGCCCGGCGGCTGCCACCGGCGACCAGGCCCTCGGCCGGCTGCTGGCCACCGCGGCCTGGTACAGGCCCGGCCTGCTCGACGAGGCGGACCGCCCCGGGGCGGTCCCGCCGGCCGGCGGAACGAACACCGGAGCGATGACCGGGGCGGCCGGCGGCGCGGCGCCGCCCGGGGCGGACGCCCTGGGCCGGGCCGCCGCGACCCTTCGTGAGGCCGAACTGCTGGGCGTGGTCGCGCACGGCGCGCTCACGCCGGTCGGCCACGCGGTGCTCGCCCTGCTCCGGGCCGGCGCCGACCGCTGGTTCCCGGCCGTCCCGGGCACCGGTGTCCGGCTGACCCGGCACCCGGCGCTGAGCGCGGCCGTGGACGGCCTGCGCGCCGCGCTGGCCGACCTCGTCCCGCCGCCGCGGACCACCGCCCGCTTCCAGGCCGACCTGACCGCCGTGGTCGCCGGCTCCGCCGCGCCCGAACTCACCGAGTTGCTCTCCTCGGTGGCCGACCGCGAGTCCGAGGGCCACGCCGTGGTGTGGCGGATCGGCCCGGCCTCCGTCCGCCGCGCGCTGGACGCCGGGTCCGACGCCACGGAGCTGGCCGCCGGGCTGGCCGAGGTCTCCGAGGGCGGCCTGCCGCTCCCGCAGGCGCTGGAGTACCTGCTCAAGGACACCGCCCGCACCCACGGCCGGATGCGGGTGGTGCGCAGCGCCTGCTGCGTCCGCTCGGACGACGAGGCGCTGGTGCTGGAACTGTCCAAGGTCCGCTCGCTGGCCCGGATCGGCCTGCGCCGGATCGCGCCCACCGTGCTGATCAGCACCGCGCCGCCGGAGGAGACCCTGGCGGCGCTGCGGACGGCCGGCTACGCGCCCGTGCTGGAGGCGGAGACCGGGACGACCGTGGTGGAGCGGGCCGCCGAGGAGCGGGCGGAGAACCCGATGCCCTCGCTGGCGCAGGCCCACCGGTTCCTGGGCCGCGGTCCCGGCACCCCCGCGGCGCTGGCGGCGGCGGTGCTGGGCCTCGGGGCGGGCGCGCCGGCGGAGGACTGACCTCCGTCCGGCCGCCCGGCCCCCGGGCCGGCGCCCTGAGGCCCTGCGCCCGCCGCCGGCTGGGCGGCCTGCCACTCGGAGCAGCCGGTCAGAGCAGGCGCTTGATCTCGCCGCGGGCCCGGTAGAAGCCGCCGGTGCCCGACTCCAGCACCTCGGCGACCAGGTAGCGGGCACCGGGGACCCGGATGTCCTTGGGGAACTGCACCCGCCGGGCCGGGTCGAAGCCCGCGCTGACCACCCGGATCCTGGTCCGGTTGCCCTCCTGCACGCACTCGACCTCCACCCCGCCGGCCTGACCGGCCTGGGCCGCGCTGACCGTCTCCAGCTCCACGCCCGGCACCACCCGCTCCCAGCCGGCGGCCTTGACGTCCGCGGTCCGCGGCAGCCGGCCGCCCTCGGCCGCGCGCACGGCCTCCTCGCTCGCGTCCAGGCAGGCCAGCGATCCGTCCGTGGTCACCA
Protein-coding regions in this window:
- a CDS encoding helicase-associated domain-containing protein; protein product: MTSADALMTWLTARTAEQLTELLEQRRLPWTGAAGLDDPARLAEHLLGNASVATALTGLNTAETQVLTAIAVLAERLHGPAPRAAGPAGLSGFAGTQAAYRQGFGGGTGADPAERAVPRSLLLETLGKRATVELEALAGRALLLPPHGDLLIVPALLHERVPELRGLGRPAGVLLTAAYRAGEIARIADGLGLPPSRNRDQAQSLVEQHLRDEGRLRATLAEAPPEAAALLAALAAGPPRVRAYCFVSDTGGYYGSGGKFLFRPDGSGDPGADWLADRGLLVPVGPDLAELPREAALALRDPDAPPPYDPLPPAVLGLVPLPAGWAGEAQATATATASRVELLLRSTAAQPLAVRKAGGVAVRDTRRLARASGSSEEQARLWLDLAANAGLVAPHRDAPPPTRGRRPAPPQPARVLPTARYDEWLVAPPAGRLVPLIATWAVTPEVFGHRPGAEETPVALVTPQDRYAVPLRHALLEALARLPDGYGLGPAAATGDQALGRLLATAAWYRPGLLDEADRPGAVPPAGGTNTGAMTGAAGGAAPPGADALGRAAATLREAELLGVVAHGALTPVGHAVLALLRAGADRWFPAVPGTGVRLTRHPALSAAVDGLRAALADLVPPPRTTARFQADLTAVVAGSAAPELTELLSSVADRESEGHAVVWRIGPASVRRALDAGSDATELAAGLAEVSEGGLPLPQALEYLLKDTARTHGRMRVVRSACCVRSDDEALVLELSKVRSLARIGLRRIAPTVLISTAPPEETLAALRTAGYAPVLEAETGTTVVERAAEERAENPMPSLAQAHRFLGRGPGTPAALAAAVLGLGAGAPAED